A single region of the Blattabacterium sp. (Cryptocercus kyebangensis) genome encodes:
- a CDS encoding Rid family hydrolase, translating into MKNLKIILSEDRVNFKKIIKTSLFIIKIEDYPKINYSYYKFFHEIDSPSRETIQVLGLPKKYEYRNIFNRI; encoded by the coding sequence ATGAAAAATTTGAAAATTATTCTTTCAGAAGATAGGGTAAATTTTAAAAAAATTATAAAAACTTCTTTATTTATAATAAAAATAGAGGATTATCCTAAAATAAATTATTCTTATTATAAATTTTTTCATGAAATAGATTCTCCTTCTAGAGAAACCATACAAGTTTTGGGATTACCAAAAAAATACGAATATAGAAATATCTTTAATAGAATATAG